The genomic segment CCACTCGCTCTCCTGGTGCAGCATGCCGATCGCCGTCACCTCATCGACGACGATGCCGTCGATGAGTATGCGGAAGCTGGCACTGGTGTAGTCGTTTACCGCGGCGCTGAGATCGAGTCGCCGCAGGTAGCTCAACTCGGGCCGCGGACCCAGTTCGATGCGCCGCGAGATCGCGTGCGCGTGCGGCCCGAGCGCCCCCCGCTCGCCTGAGGAAGCCTGGCCGTGGAGCGTCGAGCCACCGCGAAACGCGCGCGGGTCATCGAGCAGCAGCTCCCAGCCGTCGCCTTCCCAGCCGGCAGCCTGCAACCGGGCTGCCGGCGTCGTCGCCGCGGCGGCACGCTGGCTGACCGACTTCAATGCGCCCGCTGCCTCGAGCGCCGTCGAGATGATCCCGGGTACGTCGATGCCCAGCGGCGCGCCGCTGCTGGCACGACCGGCCGTGGTCCCGCTCTTGAGGAGACCCGCGGCCTCGAGCGAAGCGGAGATGATGCCGTGCACGTCGAGACCCATGGACCGGCGCCGACCGGCGCCCTGCCCCGCCCCCGCCGTGCCGTGGTCGTCTTCCGGGGCCGCGCGAGCTTCCTGCTCCGGCTCTCCGCCGCGGCTGGCCAGCGGCGCCGCGCTCGCCGGTCCGGCTGCCGCTGCGCCAGCTGGCGCGTCGCCACCTGCCGGTGTCGCCGCTGCCCGGACTGTCGCCTCGTTCGCTGCCCGTACCGGCTGTTCGGCAAGCAGCCCCCAGAAGTCGGCGATGCGATGCGTCGACGAAATGCCGACTGCGTTGAAGAACGGTGCCGCGGTACCGCACTGGTGCGGCGCCGGGCCGGGATCGAGCGCGGCGCCGTGCGCCATGCCGGTGATGGTGTAGGACTCGATGACCTCCTCACCGGCGGGCGAAAGCCAGACCCGGCGCGGGTAGCCGTTGACGCTCATCTCGAGTGTCGGCTGCAACGGCAGCTCGTGCAGGTGGCTCCATTGCTTGATCAGCTCTTCGGCGTTGACCGGCTTCACTGCCGTATCCGCGTCGCCATGCCAGACCGACAGCCTCGGCCACGGCCCCCGGTGCGGCGAGGCGGCGCGCACGCGCTCGCCCCACTCGGCCGGCGCCAGGTTGCGGCCCTGGAAGATCGTCTCCAGCCCTTCCTGCATCCCCTTCGCCGCCCGATACGGAACACCGGCGATCACCGCGCCACCGGCGAAGAGATCCGGATGCGTCGCCAGCATCACGGTCGTCATCGCACCGCCGGAAGAAGTCCCGGTGACGTAGATGCGACGCCGGTCGAGCGAGTGGGCGGCCAGCATGTGCTCGACCATCTGCCGGATCGACTCCGGTTCGCCCTGGCTGCGTTCGAGATCCTCGGGCTTGAACCAGTTGAAACAGCGCAGCGGGTTGTTGCTCCATTGCTGCTGCGGCAGCAGGAGCGCGAAGCCGTGACGATCGGCGAGCGTCGACCAGCCGCTGCCCTTGTTGTACGAGGCCGCGCTCTGCGTGCAGCCGTGCAGGACGACGACCAGCGGCGCCTGCGGCGGCAGCGCAGCGGGAAGGTACTCGTACATCCGCAGCTCGCCGGGATTGGAGCCGAAGCCGGAGACCTCACGCAACCGGCTCTCCTGCCGGTCGACCTGTTCCGACCACGCCTGTACGGCGGCCAGCGCCGTCAGGAGCTTCTCCCAGCGGCTGCCATGCGGCGTCTTCGCCGCCAGTTGTGCCATCTTGGCGATCGAGGCCACCTTGTGGCCCAGTTTGTTCAGCATCGGATTACTCCTGTTGTCGGTTACGGTGGTGAGCATGCCGATCTCGAGCAGTTTGCGGACCGGCAGGAAGACGGCATGGAAGAGACCCGGGTCGGCGGTTCCTCCCCTTTGTGGATCAAGCCAGGCCGGTGGCGGCGATTCGCCGCTGAGGCCGTAGTTATGACTGACGACGGCACGGCGACCCTGCCACCAGCTGCTGAACTGCAGCGAGGCAACCGGACAGCCACGATTGACCCAGACGCCGAACAACTCGCTGGCAACGAGTGCCCGTGTGTCGTCGGCGCTGGCGAGCTCGAGCAGACCGGCCAGCGCCTCGGCGAATGACAGGCCTTCGAGGGCCGGCCAGCAAACTGGCTGCTGCTCGCTGCCGCCAGCCGGAAGCGCCGGCCCGAAAAGCACCCGTGGCGTGCTGCCACCCGGCGCGACCGGCGTCGGCCGCAGGTCGGCGTAGCAGCGAATGGCCTCGATGGTCTGCGATTGCTGCGGCGCGGCCATCGCCCCGAGCAGCAACTGCGCAGCGTACTGCGGCGTCGCTGGCGGCGAGCCCCGGCCCCTTGGGCCAGGAGCCACCAGCCCGCCGGTGACCATCAAGGTCACGCGGAAGCGCAGGTCGCGCCGCGACTCGCCGAGAATGTCGGCCAGTCGTTCGCTGAATTCGTAGCGTGCAAGTCCGTTCGTCATGCAGCAACGATAGCACGCCTGGCAAGCGATTGCACGGAGTTTTTTAGTAAGTGCCGTGTTTTCAGTTTTGCTGTCCCCTTGCCGGCTTGCCCGGGTGACAAACACCATCGGTGACCGGTCGCCGCGGCAGGCTGCAAGCCATGTGCCGGAAGCTCGCGGATGTCCGCCGGCGCCTGCGGCCACGCGGATTCTGTTAGGATGGCCGTGCCGCGGTGCCCGACCGCAGCCACGCAGCCTCCTCCCGGCAAACCATCCGAGCCCCGACGATGATCGATCTCTATACCGCTGCGACGCCGAACGGCCACAAGATCTCCATCGCCCTCGAAGAGCTGGCGCTGCCGTATTCGGTGCACACGCTCGATCTGGCGCAACGAGAGCAGAAGCAGCCCTGGTTTCTGGCGATCAACCCGAATGGCCGGATTCCGGCGATCATCGATCGTGCGGCGGCCGATTTCGTCGTCTTCGAGTCGGGCGCGATCCTCATCTACCTCGCCGAGAAAACTGGACGCCTGCTGCCAGCGGATGCCTGCGGCCGCTCGCGCGTCCTGCAGTGGCTGATGTTCCAGATGGGCGGCATCGGCCCGATGATGGGCCAGGCGAACGTCTTCTTCCGCTACCTGCCGGAGAAGATCCAGCCGGCGATCGATCGCTACCAGGGCGAATGCCGGCGACTCTTCGAGGTCCTCGACAGCCATCTGCGTGACAACGAGTTCCTCGCCGGCGACTACTCGATCGCCGACATCGCCAACTGGGCCTGGGTACGAACGCATCGTTGGTCCGGCGTCGAAGTCGACGATCTGCCACACCTCCGGCGCTGGCTGGAGCGCATTCGCGCGCGACCTGCAGTGCAGCGGGGAATCAACACGCCACCCTCGCCGATCAACCGCGACGCCAGTGACGAGGAGTCCCGGCGCTTCGTCGAGGGAGCACGCCAGATGGTCGAAATGGGCCGGTCGCCGCGGCCTGAAAGCTGATTCCGGGCGACCGTCGTACGGCCAACAGTTGCCCTTTGCCACCGGTTTCCGAACGTCCTGCGAGGAACACATGAAACTTTTCATCTCACCGCGTGCCCCCAACCCGCGCCGCGTCCTGATGTTCATTGCCGAGAAGGAGCTGCAGGGAATCGAGACGGAAGTCGTCGACCTGTCTCGGGGCGAGCATCGCCAGGCAGCCTTTCGGGCACGCAGTCCCCTGGCCAAGGTGCCCGCCCTGGAACTCGACGACGGCCGCACGCTCGGCGAGTCGCGGGCGATCTGCACCTACCTCGAGG from the Accumulibacter sp. genome contains:
- a CDS encoding glutathione S-transferase family protein, which produces MIDLYTAATPNGHKISIALEELALPYSVHTLDLAQREQKQPWFLAINPNGRIPAIIDRAAADFVVFESGAILIYLAEKTGRLLPADACGRSRVLQWLMFQMGGIGPMMGQANVFFRYLPEKIQPAIDRYQGECRRLFEVLDSHLRDNEFLAGDYSIADIANWAWVRTHRWSGVEVDDLPHLRRWLERIRARPAVQRGINTPPSPINRDASDEESRRFVEGARQMVEMGRSPRPES
- a CDS encoding extracellular catalytic domain type 1 short-chain-length polyhydroxyalkanoate depolymerase; translated protein: MTNGLARYEFSERLADILGESRRDLRFRVTLMVTGGLVAPGPRGRGSPPATPQYAAQLLLGAMAAPQQSQTIEAIRCYADLRPTPVAPGGSTPRVLFGPALPAGGSEQQPVCWPALEGLSFAEALAGLLELASADDTRALVASELFGVWVNRGCPVASLQFSSWWQGRRAVVSHNYGLSGESPPPAWLDPQRGGTADPGLFHAVFLPVRKLLEIGMLTTVTDNRSNPMLNKLGHKVASIAKMAQLAAKTPHGSRWEKLLTALAAVQAWSEQVDRQESRLREVSGFGSNPGELRMYEYLPAALPPQAPLVVVLHGCTQSAASYNKGSGWSTLADRHGFALLLPQQQWSNNPLRCFNWFKPEDLERSQGEPESIRQMVEHMLAAHSLDRRRIYVTGTSSGGAMTTVMLATHPDLFAGGAVIAGVPYRAAKGMQEGLETIFQGRNLAPAEWGERVRAASPHRGPWPRLSVWHGDADTAVKPVNAEELIKQWSHLHELPLQPTLEMSVNGYPRRVWLSPAGEEVIESYTITGMAHGAALDPGPAPHQCGTAAPFFNAVGISSTHRIADFWGLLAEQPVRAANEATVRAAATPAGGDAPAGAAAAGPASAAPLASRGGEPEQEARAAPEDDHGTAGAGQGAGRRRSMGLDVHGIISASLEAAGLLKSGTTAGRASSGAPLGIDVPGIISTALEAAGALKSVSQRAAAATTPAARLQAAGWEGDGWELLLDDPRAFRGGSTLHGQASSGERGALGPHAHAISRRIELGPRPELSYLRRLDLSAAVNDYTSASFRILIDGIVVDEVTAIGMLHQESEWLRQSGIDLARFANRTVTLTLEVAAYSNTYSTVHASAWVEQVVIEDAVDLAPC